The proteins below are encoded in one region of Flavobacterium nackdongense:
- a CDS encoding family 10 glycosylhydrolase — MKSKVVFFALVLFSVLNIKISVAQCVTGSEFNKSTPKRDLRGVFVASVFNLNWPTNRTASPAVQQAELIAILDNLKLNGYNTVFLQVRSECDALYPSLLEPWSQWLTGTQGLAPSPVWDPLAFAVTEAHNRGLELHAWLNPYRAQTSSTATYPKASNHIINTNPSWVFTSSTNVNLKILDPGIPAVTTYITSIVQDIATRYNVDGIHFDDYFYPAGGMIASPGNQDAASYAAYNPGGLTLFDWRRDNVNKMIASVFDAIQTINTANKKNIIFGVSPFGIWKSGTPAGISGQSSYNDLYCDPIAWLNAGKVDYLAPQLYWKITGGQDYIALSKWWNDQIKAKNKQLYVSQAYYKMVDSNNWAATEIQNQVNQNRVANMDATFGQIAYSYTNIKSNSKTINEALNGAQFKYKSFAPPIAGKDDFCPEKPSNIRFGTLKIMWDTPAAAVDDNDLPEKYVVYAFANAAEAITNMNDGSKIVDIVVGNELAITQEMMDTKHFVVSSLDKNNNEAGDFNTTLGNSSFDAPVSPNFLAYPNPFVDSFYLNLKNSAVQMARISIFDATGKQVWEQNIASTNSSIVISPSNLNSGIYFAKVGFENGTSESFKIIKN, encoded by the coding sequence ATGAAATCAAAAGTAGTTTTTTTCGCCTTAGTTTTATTTTCAGTTTTGAACATAAAAATCAGTGTTGCACAATGTGTTACAGGCAGTGAATTCAACAAAAGTACCCCAAAACGAGATTTAAGAGGTGTTTTTGTTGCCTCCGTTTTTAACTTAAATTGGCCAACCAATAGAACGGCATCCCCTGCTGTTCAGCAAGCAGAATTAATTGCTATACTTGACAACTTAAAATTAAACGGTTATAATACGGTTTTTTTGCAAGTGCGATCAGAATGTGATGCATTGTATCCCTCTTTGCTAGAACCATGGTCGCAATGGCTCACTGGTACTCAAGGACTGGCACCAAGTCCGGTCTGGGACCCATTAGCATTTGCAGTTACAGAAGCACATAATAGAGGTTTAGAATTACACGCTTGGTTGAATCCATATAGAGCGCAAACTTCATCAACTGCTACTTACCCAAAAGCATCAAATCATATTATTAATACTAATCCAAGCTGGGTATTTACCTCTTCCACAAATGTCAATTTAAAAATTCTAGATCCAGGAATTCCAGCCGTAACTACCTATATTACTTCAATCGTTCAAGATATTGCCACTCGTTACAATGTAGATGGGATACATTTTGACGATTATTTTTATCCAGCTGGAGGAATGATTGCTTCACCAGGCAATCAAGATGCGGCTTCGTATGCCGCTTATAATCCCGGAGGTTTAACACTTTTTGACTGGCGTAGAGACAATGTAAACAAAATGATTGCCTCGGTGTTCGACGCGATTCAAACCATAAATACAGCCAATAAAAAGAATATTATTTTTGGTGTAAGCCCTTTCGGAATATGGAAATCGGGAACCCCTGCGGGTATTAGTGGTCAATCGTCCTACAATGATTTATATTGTGATCCAATTGCTTGGCTGAATGCTGGAAAAGTTGATTATCTAGCGCCACAATTGTATTGGAAAATCACAGGTGGCCAAGATTACATAGCCTTATCAAAATGGTGGAACGACCAAATTAAAGCAAAAAACAAACAACTCTATGTGAGTCAAGCATATTATAAAATGGTAGATTCTAATAATTGGGCTGCCACTGAGATACAAAATCAAGTCAACCAAAACCGAGTTGCAAATATGGATGCTACCTTCGGACAGATTGCCTATAGTTATACCAACATCAAAAGCAATTCAAAAACGATTAATGAGGCACTAAATGGGGCACAATTCAAATACAAATCGTTTGCTCCACCCATTGCCGGTAAAGATGATTTTTGTCCTGAAAAACCAAGCAATATCCGATTTGGAACATTAAAAATTATGTGGGACACTCCTGCAGCAGCTGTCGATGATAACGATTTACCTGAAAAATATGTGGTTTATGCTTTTGCCAATGCGGCCGAAGCGATAACCAATATGAACGATGGGTCGAAAATTGTTGATATTGTCGTAGGAAATGAATTGGCGATTACTCAAGAAATGATGGACACCAAACACTTCGTTGTATCGTCTTTAGATAAAAACAATAATGAAGCTGGAGATTTTAATACCACTCTTGGAAATTCATCATTTGATGCCCCTGTAAGCCCAAATTTTTTGGCTTATCCCAATCCATTTGTTGATTCATTTTATCTGAATTTGAAGAACTCTGCAGTTCAAATGGCTAGAATTTCAATTTTTGATGCCACTGGAAAACAAGTTTGGGAGCAAAACATAGCATCAACTAATTCCAGTATCGTTATTTCGCCTTCGAATTTAAATTCTGGAATCTATTTCGCAAAAGTAGGATTCGAAAATGGAACGAGTGAAAGTTTTAAAATAATTAAAAATTAA
- a CDS encoding copper resistance protein NlpE encodes MKTDTIVKVESQPISVSDNSQNSLDWAGSYKGVIPCADCEGIETELILNPDLSYVMKTKYMGKGDGKIFEENGSFVWDSSGGWISLQARKGGPSHYKVGENQLIQLDMEGNPITGELANKYVLRK; translated from the coding sequence ATGAAAACCGACACCATTGTAAAAGTCGAAAGTCAACCCATATCTGTATCCGACAATTCTCAAAATTCACTCGATTGGGCAGGATCGTACAAAGGAGTGATTCCGTGCGCAGATTGTGAAGGAATTGAGACAGAACTCATTTTAAACCCGGATTTGTCGTATGTGATGAAAACAAAATACATGGGCAAAGGTGATGGAAAAATCTTTGAAGAAAATGGAAGTTTTGTCTGGGATTCATCGGGAGGGTGGATTAGTTTGCAAGCAAGGAAAGGTGGCCCATCACACTACAAAGTAGGGGAGAACCAGTTGATTCAATTGGATATGGAGGGAAATCCAATAACAGGCGAATTAGCAAATAAGTATGTGTTAAGAAAATAA
- a CDS encoding calcium:proton antiporter, protein MKSKNVSYIPIWSIVVPIISGIIYAGAGHDFGGFYLFVLTLSLIFSVLIAVHHAEVVAVRIGEPLGTLVLAVAVTTIEVALIISLMLVGGDDTAYLARDTVFAAEMIIINGIVGACLLLGGMKFSEQVFGLEGVSAALTVLIAILVLTLILPNYTTSTIGPSYSGSQLIFVGIISLILYGTFLIMQTVKHRDYFLQVDNDVKEDNYVVLPTNKDTFVSAIGLIFSLILVVLLAKKLAPSMEEGIASVGAPKSLAGIIIAMVVLLPEAISALKAASKNRLQSSLNLALGSALASIGLTIPAVAFVALYFDLPLTLGIDTKSTVLFFLSLFIVSLSLRTGRTTMIQGVVLLVIFVVYLFITIVP, encoded by the coding sequence ATGAAGAGCAAAAATGTATCCTATATTCCAATTTGGAGTATCGTAGTGCCCATAATATCAGGTATAATTTATGCCGGAGCGGGGCATGATTTTGGAGGTTTTTATTTATTTGTACTGACTTTAAGTTTAATTTTTAGTGTATTAATAGCCGTGCATCATGCTGAAGTTGTGGCAGTGAGAATCGGAGAACCATTGGGGACTTTAGTGCTAGCTGTAGCTGTTACCACTATTGAAGTTGCTTTGATTATTTCATTGATGTTAGTCGGTGGGGATGATACCGCGTACTTAGCTAGAGATACCGTTTTTGCAGCTGAAATGATTATTATTAACGGAATTGTTGGCGCCTGCTTATTATTAGGCGGCATGAAATTCAGCGAACAAGTTTTTGGGTTGGAAGGAGTTAGTGCAGCATTAACGGTGTTGATTGCAATATTAGTATTGACGCTTATTTTGCCGAATTATACTACAAGTACAATCGGACCTTCCTACAGTGGTAGCCAATTGATTTTTGTCGGTATAATTTCTTTGATACTTTATGGTACTTTTTTGATAATGCAAACCGTGAAACATCGCGATTATTTTTTACAAGTCGATAATGATGTAAAGGAAGATAATTATGTTGTTCTACCTACTAATAAAGACACTTTCGTTAGTGCGATTGGATTAATTTTCAGTTTGATCTTAGTTGTTTTATTAGCCAAAAAATTGGCACCAAGTATGGAGGAGGGAATTGCATCTGTTGGTGCTCCAAAATCTTTGGCTGGGATCATTATTGCCATGGTTGTACTGTTGCCCGAAGCGATTTCTGCTTTAAAAGCCGCAAGTAAAAACAGACTTCAGTCCAGTTTAAACTTGGCGTTGGGTTCTGCATTGGCAAGTATAGGATTGACTATACCCGCTGTTGCATTTGTAGCTTTGTATTTTGACTTGCCTTTGACCTTGGGGATAGATACTAAATCTACAGTTTTGTTTTTTCTCTCTCTTTTTATTGTATCACTTTCACTTCGAACGGGTCGAACCACAATGATACAGGGAGTAGTTTTATTGGTAATTTTTGTGGTTTATCTATTTATAACAATAGTACCTTAA
- a CDS encoding amidohydrolase has product MKRPIYCFICFMVFGTVFSQSAIDFEKISTLSNAENDRLVSIFKDIHENPELGFTELRTAAIVAKELKTLGYSVMTGIGKTGVVGILKNGEGPIVMYRADMDCNAVAETTGLPYASKKTAKKEDGTVVPVMHACGHDAHTTWMLGIAKNMISLKSQWTGTLIMIGQPAEEPGGGAEAMESEMYKKGVPEPDFLLGMHTAPLPTGFYLNEGGPRMAGAEQFDVTFFGKGGHGSSPQEAIDPIVMAANAILQYQTVISRNTDPQTPAVITVGAVQAGIDNNVIPSSATLKVNTRFFNSAVRDSLVSHIKRINDGIAFANGLPKSKYPTIEFKQRVSPLTNDKAMVNKINTALEKSLGSGKNFVGLPAVMGSEDFQHLVINNKKTVYDYLLVGVASAEDTAKAKKEGKMFPYFNHNGDFKVDLKAIPFGTILGTTALLELFRK; this is encoded by the coding sequence ATGAAAAGACCAATTTATTGTTTTATCTGTTTTATGGTATTCGGAACTGTTTTTTCGCAATCAGCTATTGATTTTGAAAAAATTAGCACCCTTTCAAATGCTGAAAATGACCGCTTGGTGTCCATCTTTAAAGATATTCACGAAAATCCTGAATTAGGTTTTACGGAGCTCAGAACTGCTGCGATCGTTGCTAAGGAGTTGAAAACTTTAGGTTATTCGGTTATGACCGGCATCGGTAAAACCGGAGTTGTTGGAATTCTTAAAAATGGGGAAGGACCCATTGTAATGTATCGAGCTGACATGGATTGCAATGCAGTGGCTGAAACTACTGGGTTGCCTTATGCTAGCAAAAAAACGGCCAAAAAAGAGGACGGTACGGTCGTACCTGTAATGCATGCTTGCGGTCACGATGCACATACCACTTGGATGCTTGGTATTGCTAAAAATATGATTTCACTTAAAAGCCAATGGACTGGCACCTTGATTATGATTGGTCAGCCCGCAGAAGAGCCAGGCGGTGGGGCAGAGGCAATGGAATCTGAAATGTACAAAAAAGGAGTTCCTGAACCAGATTTCTTGCTTGGAATGCATACTGCGCCATTACCGACAGGATTTTATTTGAATGAAGGAGGTCCGAGAATGGCGGGAGCGGAGCAATTTGATGTAACTTTTTTTGGAAAAGGTGGGCATGGGTCATCTCCACAAGAAGCCATTGACCCAATTGTTATGGCTGCCAATGCAATTTTGCAGTATCAAACCGTTATTAGTAGAAATACGGATCCGCAAACTCCTGCCGTTATTACGGTCGGTGCCGTTCAAGCAGGAATCGATAACAATGTGATACCCTCGTCGGCTACTCTAAAGGTAAATACACGATTTTTCAACAGTGCCGTTAGAGATTCATTAGTAAGTCATATCAAAAGGATAAATGATGGAATTGCCTTTGCAAATGGCTTGCCTAAATCCAAATACCCTACAATCGAATTTAAACAAAGAGTTTCTCCTTTGACCAATGATAAGGCAATGGTCAATAAAATAAATACTGCCCTTGAAAAATCCCTAGGTTCCGGAAAAAATTTTGTTGGGCTTCCTGCAGTGATGGGCTCTGAAGATTTTCAACATCTTGTTATTAATAATAAAAAAACAGTTTATGATTATTTACTGGTAGGTGTTGCCAGTGCAGAGGATACTGCCAAAGCGAAAAAAGAAGGCAAAATGTTCCCATACTTTAATCATAATGGTGATTTTAAAGTGGATTTAAAAGCTATTCCTTTTGGAACAATATTAGGAACAACAGCATTATTAGAATTATTTAGAAAATAG
- a CDS encoding META domain-containing protein produces MKKNAATLEGTWQLNYISGPRIAFNGLYPDKKPTISFDLKENKVSGNNSCNQYFGTLKVDGNKINFKDAKMGMTMMACPGNGEQTYMKTLEQIDSYSISDDGKTLNFIMGDIALMRFEKTNN; encoded by the coding sequence ATGAAAAAAAATGCTGCTACACTCGAAGGGACTTGGCAATTGAATTATATTTCTGGTCCTAGAATCGCTTTCAACGGATTATATCCTGATAAAAAGCCAACTATTTCTTTCGATTTGAAAGAGAATAAGGTTTCCGGAAACAACAGCTGTAACCAATATTTTGGAACGCTAAAAGTCGACGGCAATAAAATCAACTTTAAGGATGCCAAAATGGGTATGACCATGATGGCTTGTCCGGGAAACGGGGAGCAAACCTATATGAAAACTTTAGAGCAAATCGATTCCTATTCCATATCCGACGATGGAAAAACATTGAATTTTATTATGGGAGATATTGCATTAATGCGTTTTGAAAAAACTAATAATTAA
- a CDS encoding lipid A phosphoethanolamine transferase, whose product MMKLTLALVFCTIFSAQSQDTIKYSNPLAEVRFNFFKNSVILFNEYLDTDAGSFNTTNFRLLYPIGKKTFLLRFDVPLISTNTPSVNKTGLGDLAVAASYIPYVKNKMGMAVRAKITSNSASDLNFGTGKWVFTPTFILGNYLGNHKKYLWFSAVEQQLSFAGDQNRNDINVSVFENTLLYFFGKNWFGIDTAIRYNYTIDGFQNTAFVEFGRKFSSDSMFYIHPSLGYGGAKSYNYGFELGVLILF is encoded by the coding sequence ATGATGAAACTTACTTTAGCACTTGTTTTCTGCACAATATTTTCGGCACAATCACAGGACACTATAAAATATTCAAATCCGTTGGCAGAAGTTCGTTTCAATTTTTTTAAAAATTCGGTTATTTTATTCAATGAGTATTTAGACACTGATGCGGGTTCATTTAATACGACCAACTTTAGATTATTGTACCCAATAGGAAAAAAGACATTCCTTTTGCGTTTTGATGTCCCCTTAATTTCTACAAATACCCCTTCTGTAAACAAGACTGGCTTGGGCGATTTGGCAGTGGCAGCCTCTTATATTCCGTATGTAAAAAACAAAATGGGTATGGCAGTCCGAGCAAAAATAACTTCCAATTCAGCTTCTGATCTCAATTTTGGAACTGGAAAATGGGTATTTACACCAACATTTATTTTGGGTAATTATTTAGGGAATCATAAAAAATACCTATGGTTTTCGGCAGTAGAACAACAACTAAGTTTTGCCGGAGACCAAAATAGAAACGATATCAATGTTTCCGTTTTTGAAAATACTTTGCTTTATTTTTTTGGAAAAAATTGGTTCGGAATCGATACCGCTATTCGATATAATTACACCATCGATGGTTTTCAAAATACTGCTTTTGTCGAATTTGGACGAAAATTCAGTTCAGACTCGATGTTTTATATTCATCCCAGTTTGGGGTACGGAGGTGCAAAATCCTATAACTATGGATTTGAATTGGGCGTGTTGATTTTGTTTTAA
- a CDS encoding BamA/TamA family outer membrane protein, with product MNKRYLICFSLALIVLVSFNIYAQNTEITKKICTVKSLPDLFKKKDSVLILKPQKNNFFLIIPVIGSQPATGFSYGFVTQYTFKGKSETDKYSSVNLGATYTEKKQLLLNFKNSVMLKNNSVFLSGDWRFYIFSQANYGLGTDIIPPRNRDAGFDLNTIKEPMNYNYFKFHQTVSWEVKNNYYVGAGVHLDWYTTITDENLDIASGYLTNHYNYNLKYGFNQNEYVVNGLSLNLLYDSRDNQINTHHGMFANVNYRFNPAFNQSQDVSSVLYAEYRYFLPLSKHNEQHVFSLWAMGQFVTSGNVPYLNLPSIGWDQRSRSGKGYVQGLFRGQKLVYFETEYRFPISCNQLLSGTVFANLTTASDKDREVRLFQYTQPAIGVGLRILIDKATRTNLVMNYAWGRHSDAFYLNAGESF from the coding sequence ATGAATAAACGATATCTTATTTGTTTTAGTCTTGCGCTTATTGTTTTAGTAAGTTTCAATATTTATGCGCAAAACACTGAAATTACTAAAAAAATATGCACCGTAAAATCGCTTCCGGATTTATTCAAAAAGAAAGATTCTGTATTGATTTTGAAACCACAAAAAAACAATTTCTTTCTGATCATTCCGGTCATTGGGTCGCAACCCGCTACTGGCTTTTCCTATGGTTTTGTCACTCAATATACTTTTAAAGGGAAAAGCGAAACCGACAAATACTCTTCTGTCAATCTCGGGGCAACCTACACCGAAAAGAAACAATTGCTGCTCAATTTCAAGAATAGTGTAATGCTGAAAAACAACAGTGTTTTCCTGAGTGGAGACTGGCGTTTTTATATTTTTTCGCAAGCAAATTACGGATTAGGCACTGATATTATACCACCAAGAAATAGGGATGCTGGTTTTGATTTAAATACTATTAAAGAACCCATGAATTACAATTATTTTAAGTTTCATCAGACGGTATCTTGGGAAGTCAAAAATAACTATTATGTAGGAGCAGGAGTTCATTTAGACTGGTACACCACCATAACCGATGAAAATTTAGATATTGCCAGCGGATACTTAACCAACCATTATAATTACAATTTAAAATATGGTTTTAATCAAAATGAATACGTCGTCAATGGGCTAAGTCTTAATTTATTATACGATTCGCGTGACAATCAAATCAACACTCATCACGGCATGTTTGCCAATGTTAATTATAGATTCAATCCTGCTTTTAACCAAAGTCAGGATGTAAGTTCGGTTTTATATGCTGAATATCGCTATTTTTTGCCTTTGAGTAAGCATAATGAACAACATGTTTTTAGTTTATGGGCTATGGGTCAATTTGTAACTTCAGGTAATGTTCCCTATTTGAATCTACCCTCGATTGGTTGGGATCAACGAAGTAGAAGTGGGAAAGGCTATGTGCAAGGCCTATTCCGAGGCCAAAAGCTGGTTTACTTCGAAACCGAATATCGATTTCCAATCAGCTGCAACCAACTTTTAAGCGGAACAGTATTCGCCAACTTAACCACTGCCAGCGATAAAGATAGGGAAGTGCGATTGTTTCAGTACACGCAGCCCGCCATAGGAGTAGGCTTGCGGATTTTGATCGATAAGGCTACACGAACAAACCTAGTAATGAATTACGCTTGGGGACGACATTCGGATGCCTTTTATTTGAATGCTGGCGAATCATTTTAA
- a CDS encoding DUF4136 domain-containing protein: MKIKLFLSACIVGLLVSCGPSTQIVKTWSDPSLNGATIKPYNKVLVIAQLKDDSSRRIAEDKLVASSPRGNFVASYNYLKPSQKDQNLVVSELLKDGIEGIILMRLTDIAKTTDYVQGSTYYGGWGYGPGFYGGYGYGYGGGYYSTPGYYEENKTYYVETNIYDVKSNKLLWSGTTSTLNPTKANEALDEIILALKTELNNKGLIKKEAVEKKK, from the coding sequence ATGAAAATCAAATTATTTTTATCAGCATGCATCGTTGGCCTATTGGTAAGCTGCGGTCCATCGACGCAAATTGTAAAAACTTGGTCGGACCCTTCTTTAAATGGAGCCACTATAAAACCGTACAATAAAGTCTTAGTTATTGCGCAATTGAAAGACGATTCTTCTCGAAGAATTGCCGAAGATAAATTGGTGGCGTCTTCACCAAGAGGGAATTTTGTGGCATCCTATAATTACTTAAAACCGTCACAAAAAGATCAGAACCTAGTAGTAAGTGAATTATTGAAAGATGGCATCGAAGGAATTATTTTGATGCGTTTGACTGATATTGCTAAAACTACTGATTATGTTCAGGGATCGACTTATTATGGTGGTTGGGGATATGGTCCAGGTTTTTACGGAGGTTACGGTTACGGCTACGGAGGAGGTTATTATTCTACTCCTGGATACTATGAAGAAAACAAAACCTATTACGTTGAAACCAACATTTACGATGTAAAATCGAATAAATTATTGTGGTCTGGTACTACTTCTACCCTAAACCCAACGAAAGCTAACGAGGCATTAGATGAAATTATTTTAGCCCTTAAAACGGAATTAAACAATAAAGGTTTAATCAAAAAAGAAGCGGTAGAAAAGAAAAAATAG
- a CDS encoding tetratricopeptide repeat protein — translation MYKKSLLLVLISVVLLVVFRVFIVDSCTSKYIKYSDIESHSKEYVGDQSCKNCHATEFKDWKQSHHYMSMLPPNDSTVKGDFNNISFTADGVTSRFYKKGTKYFIYTEGDDGKNHDFEVKYIFGFTPLQQYLVQFPGGRLQVPRLSYDVIKKKWFNQYAGQNIPSHDWLHWTGNAQNWNTMCATCHSTNLRKNYNIKSDTYKTSYSIINVSCESCHGAGKQHIDFINGDYQSGRKIAGSYMKLAKNSKQLEEINTCAPCHARISEINGKHIPSAEIMDNYIPQIPDTEFYHADGQVNDEDYIYTSFLQSKMYHKGVTCSSCHNPHSVKLKRPGNQTCTLCHIPSKYDVPKHTFHKTGTPAAECKNCHMPGKLYMGNDLRHDHSFRVPRPDLSVKYGTPNACSNCHKDKSEKVLADAIVKWYGPKRKYHFAEDLIPGSRLDANSEKHLTSLINNKFVPKIIKATATFYLGSIPTETSLNTLIARLASKDAQNRYRALRSLSSFPVENWMEAVGPLLSDQVRAVRIAAADLYILVPSEQMNVQYQKAFAAAQAELEQSLRFQTDFSTGNVMLADYYLKLKEYSNAEKFYLRGLKKDSNMNYAWLNLSATYNAQGKNKQALQALESALKNDVTNERIYYNMALLYNEMNNIPAAEKSFAKAVELKSTNTRVYYNYGLLLSQSKKFAAAETILKKGIQINPSDAELYYALTYVYLQTNAKAKAIQTGIQLKQLDPNNPNYQEIFRNLGI, via the coding sequence ATGTACAAAAAATCGCTACTACTGGTTCTTATTTCAGTTGTTTTGCTTGTTGTTTTCCGAGTTTTTATTGTCGATAGTTGCACTTCAAAATACATCAAATATTCCGATATTGAATCGCATTCTAAGGAATATGTAGGGGATCAATCTTGTAAAAATTGCCACGCAACTGAATTTAAAGATTGGAAACAATCGCACCATTATATGTCGATGTTGCCTCCAAATGATTCTACGGTAAAAGGGGATTTTAATAATATAAGTTTCACCGCGGACGGAGTTACTAGCCGTTTTTATAAAAAAGGCACAAAGTACTTTATCTACACCGAAGGCGATGATGGCAAAAATCACGATTTCGAAGTAAAATATATTTTTGGCTTTACTCCTTTGCAACAATATTTAGTTCAGTTTCCCGGAGGCCGTTTGCAAGTGCCTAGATTGAGTTATGATGTGATAAAAAAGAAGTGGTTCAATCAATATGCGGGACAAAATATTCCTTCGCACGACTGGTTGCATTGGACCGGAAATGCACAGAACTGGAATACGATGTGCGCCACCTGCCATTCGACCAATCTCAGAAAAAATTACAATATCAAGTCAGATACTTACAAAACGAGTTACTCCATCATCAATGTAAGTTGTGAGAGTTGTCATGGTGCCGGAAAACAGCATATCGATTTTATCAATGGCGACTATCAATCCGGTAGAAAAATTGCCGGAAGCTATATGAAATTAGCCAAAAACTCCAAACAATTAGAGGAAATAAATACCTGCGCACCTTGTCATGCTCGGATCTCTGAAATCAATGGCAAACATATTCCAAGTGCTGAAATTATGGATAATTATATCCCTCAAATTCCGGATACAGAATTTTATCACGCTGACGGTCAGGTGAATGATGAAGATTATATTTACACTTCCTTCCTGCAAAGTAAGATGTATCACAAAGGCGTGACCTGCAGTAGTTGTCATAATCCGCATTCGGTTAAATTGAAACGTCCCGGAAATCAGACTTGTACACTCTGTCATATTCCTTCGAAATATGATGTTCCCAAACATACTTTTCACAAGACTGGAACACCAGCAGCAGAATGCAAAAACTGTCACATGCCCGGCAAATTGTATATGGGAAATGATTTGCGCCACGATCACAGTTTTAGGGTGCCAAGACCTGATTTATCAGTAAAATATGGAACTCCAAACGCTTGCAGCAACTGTCACAAAGACAAATCCGAAAAAGTGCTAGCCGATGCGATTGTTAAATGGTATGGGCCAAAACGGAAATACCATTTTGCAGAGGATTTAATTCCCGGCAGCCGCTTGGATGCCAATAGTGAAAAGCATCTGACTAGCCTAATCAATAATAAGTTTGTTCCTAAAATTATCAAAGCAACGGCAACATTTTATTTAGGATCAATCCCGACTGAAACCAGTTTGAATACCCTCATTGCCAGACTTGCGAGTAAGGACGCTCAGAATCGATATCGTGCCCTTAGAAGTTTATCCTCATTTCCAGTTGAGAATTGGATGGAAGCTGTCGGACCATTGCTTTCGGATCAAGTGAGAGCGGTGCGCATTGCGGCAGCAGATTTATATATTTTGGTTCCTAGCGAGCAAATGAATGTCCAATACCAAAAAGCATTTGCAGCAGCACAAGCCGAGTTGGAGCAATCGTTGCGTTTTCAAACCGATTTTTCGACAGGGAATGTGATGCTGGCCGATTATTATTTGAAATTAAAAGAGTATTCAAATGCTGAAAAATTCTACCTGCGTGGGTTGAAAAAAGACAGCAATATGAATTATGCTTGGCTCAATTTATCCGCTACCTACAATGCACAAGGCAAAAACAAACAAGCTTTGCAAGCCCTCGAATCGGCCTTGAAAAATGATGTTACTAATGAACGTATTTATTACAATATGGCCTTATTGTATAATGAAATGAATAATATTCCAGCGGCCGAAAAATCATTTGCGAAAGCGGTTGAATTGAAATCGACCAATACAAGAGTGTATTACAACTACGGACTATTATTGAGTCAGAGCAAAAAATTTGCTGCAGCAGAAACTATTTTAAAGAAAGGAATTCAGATAAATCCTTCTGATGCCGAACTGTATTACGCATTGACTTATGTTTATTTGCAAACTAATGCTAAAGCAAAAGCGATTCAGACTGGAATTCAACTGAAGCAATTGGATCCGAACAATCCCAATTATCAGGAAATTTTCAGGAATCTGGGGATTTAG
- a CDS encoding DUF4251 domain-containing protein yields the protein MRTQLRHYNLAIFVLVLTIFSVTDVFCQEKSKKQLKEEQKLEKQKQIALLVESKEFVFTVERVIPQGGRTFMPTTEYNMEFHPELINSYLPYAGRAFNVGYGGDEGMIFEGQPSVYTVEKTKKAYQIKAEVKGKNDTFSILLTVYFEGNAYLSINSNNRCSISYDGEIEAFKSKDKK from the coding sequence ATGAGAACACAATTAAGACATTATAATCTAGCAATTTTTGTTCTAGTACTCACTATTTTTAGTGTAACCGATGTTTTTTGCCAAGAAAAAAGTAAAAAACAATTGAAGGAAGAACAGAAATTAGAAAAACAAAAACAAATCGCCCTTTTGGTGGAATCGAAAGAATTTGTTTTTACTGTCGAAAGGGTTATTCCTCAAGGCGGAAGAACATTTATGCCCACAACAGAATACAATATGGAATTTCATCCCGAATTAATCAATAGTTATTTGCCCTATGCGGGCAGGGCATTCAATGTAGGATATGGTGGAGATGAAGGTATGATTTTTGAAGGTCAACCATCGGTTTATACTGTTGAAAAAACAAAAAAAGCGTATCAAATTAAAGCTGAAGTCAAAGGAAAAAATGACACTTTTTCAATATTACTCACGGTATATTTTGAAGGAAATGCATATCTAAGCATCAATAGCAATAATAGATGTTCGATATCGTATGATGGTGAAATAGAAGCTTTTAAATCTAAAGATAAAAAGTAG